A part of Magnetospirillum sp. ME-1 genomic DNA contains:
- a CDS encoding sensor histidine kinase: MQPVAPLCGTGLGLPLAKSFAELHGGSLCLVSRPGAGTTVTVRLPRV, encoded by the coding sequence ATCCAGCCTGTCGCGCCGCTATGCGGCACCGGGCTGGGGCTGCCGCTGGCCAAGTCCTTCGCCGAGCTGCACGGCGGCTCGCTCTGTCTGGTCAGCCGGCCGGGGGCGGGCACCACGGTGACGGTACGGCTGCCCCGCGTTTGA
- a CDS encoding DNA polymerase IV: MGTYSDQTLAVCRDCGAMGDGAAVCAACGSPRLVRHAELADLTIAHIDCDAFYASVEKRDNPSLMDKPVIVGHAGGRGVVTTACYVARKFGPRSAMPMFKALELCPHAVVIPPDIAKYKRVSAHIRALFEKATPLVEPLSLDEAYLDLSPGVRLVERPAAVLLARLARAIRREVGITVSVGLSYNKFLAKMASDLDKPDGFSVIGRAEAAAFLAPRPVTALFGIGAATAARMAEQGITTIAQLQSLPEAEFVARWGKFGRRLSGMVHGIDTRPVNPDRPAKSVSTETTFARDIRDAHALAEALAPLADGVARRLDRARLAGRTVVLKLKTADFKVVTRHHRLAAPTTRAEVILRAGLALLERQADGRAFRLLGIGLTDLCPAEEADPPDLFG; this comes from the coding sequence ATGGGAACATATAGTGATCAAACGCTGGCGGTGTGCCGGGATTGCGGAGCCATGGGAGACGGGGCGGCGGTCTGCGCCGCCTGCGGCTCACCCCGGCTGGTGCGTCATGCCGAGTTGGCCGACCTCACCATTGCCCATATCGATTGCGACGCCTTCTACGCCTCGGTGGAGAAGCGCGACAACCCGTCCCTGATGGACAAGCCGGTGATCGTCGGTCACGCCGGCGGGCGGGGCGTGGTGACCACCGCCTGCTACGTGGCGCGCAAGTTCGGGCCGCGTTCGGCCATGCCCATGTTCAAGGCGCTGGAATTGTGCCCCCACGCCGTGGTCATTCCCCCCGACATCGCGAAATACAAGCGGGTCAGCGCCCATATCCGCGCCCTCTTCGAGAAGGCCACGCCGCTGGTGGAGCCCCTGTCCCTGGACGAGGCCTATCTCGACCTGTCGCCGGGCGTCAGGCTGGTGGAGCGCCCGGCCGCCGTCCTGCTGGCCCGGCTGGCCCGCGCCATCCGGCGCGAGGTGGGCATCACCGTCTCGGTGGGCTTAAGCTACAACAAGTTCCTGGCCAAGATGGCGTCGGACCTCGACAAGCCCGACGGCTTCTCGGTGATCGGCCGGGCCGAGGCGGCGGCGTTCCTGGCGCCCCGCCCGGTCACCGCCCTGTTCGGCATCGGCGCGGCCACGGCGGCGCGCATGGCCGAGCAGGGCATCACCACCATCGCCCAGCTCCAGTCCCTGCCCGAGGCGGAATTCGTGGCGCGCTGGGGCAAGTTCGGCCGAAGGCTGTCCGGCATGGTGCACGGCATCGATACCCGCCCGGTCAATCCCGACCGCCCGGCCAAAAGCGTCTCCACCGAAACCACCTTCGCCCGCGACATCCGCGATGCCCACGCCCTGGCCGAGGCGCTGGCGCCCCTGGCCGATGGCGTGGCGCGGCGCCTCGACCGCGCCCGGCTGGCGGGACGGACCGTGGTGCTGAAACTGAAGACCGCCGATTTCAAGGTGGTCACCCGCCACCACCGCCTGGCCGCCCCCACCACGCGGGCGGAGGTCATCCTGCGCGCCGGGCTGGCCCTGCTGGAGCGTCAGGCGGACGGGCGCGCCTTCCGCCTGCTGGGCATCGGCCTGACCGACCTCTGCCCGGCGGAAGAGGCCGACCCGCCCGATCTGTTCGGTTAG
- a CDS encoding bestrophin-like domain, giving the protein MTALLGTYDHYGYAAIALLGTFLGAWFLLWVTLRSPWAERIRLWRGVSPPFLGVVGVLFALTLAFLANDTWNAHDRALNAVYQEADGLRSIDALAEHLPPPVKSGVVGAVRDYACITVNEEWPLLARRQSSRIAAEHLDRLLALLSGPEIAGVTPPGVHGLMLAQATQVRMARGARIALSQTHVNPLKWLGMAFLGFLTMISIAMVHVDQARAEILAMAIFAAAAAPTAAIVLVQGNPFQPPTVVHAGPITALAGAQSCGSAGAR; this is encoded by the coding sequence ATGACCGCCCTTCTCGGCACCTATGATCACTACGGCTATGCCGCCATTGCCCTGCTGGGCACCTTTCTCGGCGCCTGGTTCCTGCTGTGGGTGACGCTGCGCTCTCCCTGGGCCGAGCGGATCCGCCTGTGGCGCGGTGTCTCGCCGCCCTTCCTGGGCGTGGTGGGCGTGCTGTTCGCCCTGACCCTGGCCTTTCTCGCCAATGACACCTGGAACGCCCATGACCGGGCGTTGAACGCCGTCTACCAGGAGGCGGACGGCTTGCGCAGCATCGACGCCCTGGCCGAGCATCTGCCGCCCCCGGTCAAGTCCGGCGTGGTGGGGGCGGTGCGCGACTATGCCTGCATCACCGTCAACGAGGAATGGCCGCTGCTGGCGCGGCGCCAGAGCAGCCGCATCGCCGCCGAGCATCTCGACCGCCTGCTGGCCCTGCTGTCGGGACCGGAAATCGCCGGGGTCACGCCGCCCGGGGTGCACGGCCTGATGCTGGCCCAGGCCACCCAGGTGCGGATGGCGCGCGGCGCGCGCATCGCCCTGTCCCAGACCCACGTCAATCCGCTGAAATGGCTGGGAATGGCCTTTCTCGGCTTCCTCACCATGATTTCCATCGCCATGGTCCATGTGGATCAGGCCCGCGCCGAAATCCTGGCCATGGCGATCTTCGCCGCCGCGGCCGCGCCCACCGCCGCCATCGTGCTGGTGCAGGGCAATCCGTTCCAGCCGCCCACCGTGGTCCATGCCGGGCCGATCACGGCCCTGGCCGGAGCTCAGTCCTGCGGCAGCGCCGGCGCCCGGTGA
- a CDS encoding outer membrane protein: protein MRKALAALAGVSVLAAVGIADAAEVAKASSGGWDIGVSAGAIIPNNTRIRANGSNAGLSVSAAGDIEFSSGPAISLAGGYRFNNWFRAEAEFGYATFDYKNVSGNLTATYNGTTYTVSGSAPVTGSVSTFSGAGNLYITPMGYVGRVTPVLGGGVGFAATEDKVSKIGTLNVNSSTSNTNLMAQGIAGLDVKVTDNFDIGGRYRYIWVNSGNNLVDDFTAHVVSGTLTYRF, encoded by the coding sequence ATGCGTAAAGCACTTGCCGCTCTGGCTGGCGTTTCGGTTCTGGCGGCTGTCGGCATTGCTGACGCAGCTGAAGTTGCAAAGGCGTCCTCGGGCGGGTGGGATATCGGTGTTAGTGCTGGTGCCATCATCCCCAACAATACTCGTATTCGGGCGAATGGTAGCAACGCTGGCCTGAGCGTTTCTGCCGCTGGTGACATTGAGTTCAGCTCCGGACCTGCTATCAGCCTTGCGGGCGGATACCGGTTTAACAACTGGTTCCGGGCAGAGGCTGAGTTCGGATACGCGACGTTTGATTACAAGAACGTTTCTGGCAACTTGACCGCCACATACAATGGAACTACCTACACCGTTAGCGGTTCTGCCCCGGTCACGGGCAGTGTCTCTACGTTCTCTGGCGCAGGTAATCTCTACATCACTCCCATGGGGTATGTTGGCCGCGTCACCCCTGTCTTGGGTGGTGGTGTCGGTTTTGCCGCTACGGAGGATAAGGTTTCCAAAATTGGAACCCTCAACGTTAATTCCTCAACATCAAACACTAATCTGATGGCCCAGGGAATTGCGGGTTTGGATGTTAAGGTCACCGATAATTTCGATATCGGTGGGCGGTACCGCTATATCTGGGTCAACAGCGGAAACAATCTTGTTGATGACTTTACGGCCCATGTTGTCTCTGGAACTCTGACCTATAGGTTCTAG
- a CDS encoding LysR family transcriptional regulator — translation MDWDKLRVFHAVAEAGSFTHAGEVLNLSQSAVSRQISALEESLNLPLFHRHARGLILTEQGELLYKTARDVFSKLAMTEALLTESRERAQGPLKITTTVAFGSLWLTPRIKDFLDAYPDISVTMVLFDGELDLAMREADVAIRMMPPRQPDLIQRHLLSMNYAVFASPSYIEKYGMPKSADDLDNHRIIVYGDDTRVSAPVSNVNWLLEAGASPDRPRKPVLEVNNIYGIYRAVKSGLGIAAMPEYLRGEAESLVHILPELKGPKVEAYFVYPEELRHSKRITVFRDFLLGKIAESA, via the coding sequence ATGGACTGGGACAAACTGAGGGTTTTCCACGCCGTCGCCGAGGCCGGCAGCTTCACCCATGCGGGCGAAGTCCTGAACCTCAGCCAGTCCGCCGTCAGCCGCCAGATCAGCGCGCTGGAGGAAAGCCTCAACCTGCCCCTGTTCCATCGCCACGCCCGCGGCCTGATCCTGACGGAACAGGGCGAACTGCTCTACAAGACGGCGCGTGACGTGTTCTCCAAGCTGGCCATGACCGAGGCGCTGCTCACCGAAAGCCGCGAGCGCGCCCAGGGACCGCTGAAGATCACCACCACGGTGGCCTTCGGCTCCCTGTGGCTGACGCCGCGCATCAAGGACTTCCTGGACGCCTATCCCGACATCTCGGTGACCATGGTGCTGTTCGACGGCGAACTGGACCTGGCCATGCGCGAGGCCGATGTGGCCATCCGCATGATGCCGCCGCGCCAGCCCGACCTGATCCAGCGCCACCTCTTGTCCATGAACTACGCGGTGTTCGCCTCGCCATCCTATATCGAGAAGTACGGCATGCCGAAATCCGCCGACGATCTCGACAACCACCGCATCATCGTCTACGGCGACGACACCCGGGTCTCGGCCCCGGTCTCCAACGTCAACTGGCTGCTGGAAGCCGGCGCCTCGCCCGACCGCCCGCGCAAGCCGGTGCTGGAGGTCAACAACATCTACGGCATCTACCGCGCCGTCAAAAGCGGTCTCGGCATCGCCGCCATGCCGGAATACCTGCGCGGCGAGGCGGAAAGCCTGGTCCACATCCTGCCCGAGCTGAAGGGCCCCAAGGTCGAGGCCTACTTCGTCTATCCCGAGGAACTGCGCCATTCCAAGCGCATCACGGTGTTCCGCGACTTCCTGCTGGGCAAGATCGCCGAATCCGCCTGA
- a CDS encoding helix-turn-helix domain-containing protein: MLDLIPTPEACKYLDISRATLTRIVGRGELRAIKIGKTLRFRVSDLDAWVDSRPYVQGGPRHADA, translated from the coding sequence ATGCTCGACTTGATCCCTACCCCGGAAGCCTGCAAATACCTTGATATCTCCAGAGCCACCCTTACCCGCATCGTGGGGCGGGGAGAACTCCGTGCCATCAAGATCGGAAAAACCCTGCGGTTCCGGGTTTCTGACCTGGATGCCTGGGTCGATAGCCGCCCCTATGTTCAGGGAGGCCCCCGCCATGCAGACGCCTGA
- the trxB gene encoding thioredoxin-disulfide reductase, whose translation MAHHHSKVLILGSGPAGCTAAIYAARANLEPMLVAGLQPGGQLTITTDVENFPGFAEAVQGPWLMEQMQAQAEHVGTRFMDDTIVSVDLSKRPFTAIGDSGDTYTGDTLIICTGATARWLGIESEKTFSGFGVSACATCDGFFFRGKEVAVVGGGNSAVEEAIYLAGIASKVTLIHRRDSLRAEKIAQDRLFANPKVSVLWDSAVDEIVGDSNPPGVTGVRVKNVKTGALSVLPVDGVFIAIGHTPNTDLFKGALEMDAEGYLITKAGATSTNIPGVFAAGDVQDKIYRQAVTAAGTGCMAALEAERFLAAHGHGT comes from the coding sequence ATGGCGCACCACCACTCCAAGGTTCTGATTCTGGGCTCCGGGCCCGCCGGCTGCACCGCCGCCATCTATGCCGCGCGCGCCAATCTCGAACCCATGCTGGTGGCCGGCCTGCAGCCCGGCGGGCAGCTGACCATCACCACCGACGTGGAAAACTTCCCCGGCTTCGCCGAGGCGGTCCAGGGCCCCTGGCTGATGGAGCAGATGCAGGCCCAGGCCGAGCATGTGGGCACCCGCTTCATGGACGACACCATCGTCTCGGTGGACCTCTCCAAGCGCCCGTTCACCGCCATTGGCGATTCGGGCGATACCTATACCGGCGACACGCTGATCATCTGCACCGGCGCCACCGCCCGCTGGCTGGGCATCGAATCGGAAAAGACCTTCTCGGGCTTCGGCGTGTCGGCCTGCGCCACCTGCGACGGCTTCTTCTTCCGGGGCAAGGAAGTGGCGGTGGTCGGCGGCGGCAATTCGGCGGTGGAAGAGGCCATCTACCTGGCCGGCATCGCGTCCAAGGTCACGCTCATCCATCGCCGCGATTCGCTCCGCGCCGAAAAGATCGCCCAGGACCGCCTGTTCGCCAATCCCAAGGTCTCCGTGCTGTGGGACAGCGCCGTCGACGAGATCGTCGGCGACAGCAACCCGCCGGGCGTCACCGGCGTGCGCGTCAAGAACGTCAAGACCGGGGCGCTCTCCGTCCTGCCGGTGGACGGGGTGTTCATCGCCATCGGCCACACCCCCAACACCGACCTGTTCAAGGGCGCGCTGGAAATGGATGCCGAGGGCTACCTGATCACCAAGGCGGGCGCCACCTCCACCAACATCCCGGGCGTGTTCGCCGCCGGCGACGTGCAGGACAAGATCTACCGCCAGGCGGTCACCGCCGCCGGCACCGGCTGCATGGCCGCGCTGGAGGCCGAACGCTTCCTCGCGGCGCATGGACATGGGACTTAA
- a CDS encoding peroxiredoxin — protein sequence MSDAISNPTSLVTKAAPDFTAPAVMPDNEINPSFNLKSYLAGSYGVVFFYPLDFTFVCPSEILAHDHRVKAFAERNTKVIAVSVDSHFTHLAWKNTPVEKGGLGNVQFPMVADLTKDIAKSYGVLLPGGVALRGTFIIDKNGVVQSAHVNNLPLGRNVDEALRLIDALQFTEEHGEVCPAGWNKGKAGMKANPNGVAEYLAKHASEL from the coding sequence ATGTCCGACGCGATTTCGAACCCGACCTCCCTGGTCACCAAGGCCGCCCCCGACTTCACCGCCCCGGCCGTGATGCCCGACAACGAGATCAATCCGTCGTTCAACCTGAAGTCCTATCTGGCGGGCTCCTACGGCGTGGTGTTCTTCTATCCGCTGGACTTCACCTTCGTCTGCCCGTCGGAAATCCTGGCCCACGACCACCGCGTCAAGGCCTTCGCCGAGCGCAACACCAAGGTCATCGCCGTCAGCGTCGATTCCCACTTCACCCACCTGGCATGGAAGAACACCCCCGTCGAGAAGGGCGGCCTGGGCAACGTCCAGTTCCCCATGGTGGCCGACCTGACCAAGGACATCGCCAAGTCCTACGGCGTGCTGCTTCCCGGCGGCGTCGCGCTGCGCGGCACCTTCATCATCGACAAGAACGGCGTGGTGCAGTCGGCCCACGTCAACAACCTGCCGCTGGGCCGCAACGTGGACGAGGCGCTGCGTCTGATCGACGCCCTGCAGTTCACCGAGGAGCATGGCGAGGTCTGCCCCGCCGGCTGGAACAAGGGCAAGGCCGGCATGAAGGCCAACCCGAACGGTGTCGCCGAGTACCTGGCCAAGCACGCTTCCGAGCTGTAG
- a CDS encoding alpha/beta hydrolase encodes MMSKMGWRGGLVAAAMLVAAALPARAETVTEEFSIGSKWPDQQLYIRNKHPANLYDVKPEKTVLFLHGATYPAHSSFDMAVDGQSWMDWMAARGYDVYTLDIRGYGKSGRPPEMKQTPEANAPVVDTTEAVEDVTRAVDFILSRRNGQRLVLVGWSWGATLAGTYANTAQDKVERLVLYAPQWLREVTPPTDAELARVPAWRQVDPRDARDIWLKAVPEAKRDGVLPKAVFADWLKATLASDPEPATPNTVRAPNGVVLDTMRYWASNKPRWNPERLSIPALVIQGEWDAEAPPAMGMKLFNRLTGSPYKRYVMVGEATHAALIEKNRKQLYQAVAEFLESPAPRR; translated from the coding sequence ATGATGAGCAAGATGGGATGGCGGGGCGGTCTTGTTGCCGCCGCGATGCTGGTGGCGGCGGCCCTGCCCGCCCGGGCCGAGACGGTGACCGAGGAATTCTCCATCGGCAGCAAGTGGCCGGACCAGCAGCTCTACATCCGCAACAAGCATCCCGCCAATCTCTACGACGTCAAGCCGGAGAAGACGGTGCTGTTCCTGCACGGCGCCACCTATCCCGCCCATTCCTCCTTCGACATGGCGGTGGACGGCCAGAGCTGGATGGACTGGATGGCGGCCCGGGGCTACGACGTCTATACGCTCGACATCCGCGGCTACGGCAAGTCGGGCCGTCCCCCTGAGATGAAGCAGACGCCCGAGGCCAACGCCCCCGTGGTCGACACCACCGAGGCGGTCGAGGACGTCACCCGCGCCGTGGATTTCATTCTGTCGCGGCGCAATGGCCAGCGCCTGGTGCTGGTCGGCTGGTCGTGGGGCGCCACCCTGGCGGGGACCTACGCCAACACCGCCCAGGACAAGGTGGAGCGGCTGGTGCTCTATGCGCCGCAATGGCTGCGCGAGGTGACGCCGCCCACCGACGCCGAACTGGCCCGGGTGCCCGCCTGGCGGCAGGTGGACCCCAGGGACGCCCGCGACATCTGGCTCAAAGCGGTGCCCGAGGCCAAGCGGGACGGTGTCCTGCCCAAGGCGGTGTTCGCCGACTGGCTGAAGGCGACCCTGGCCAGCGACCCCGAGCCCGCCACTCCCAACACGGTGCGCGCGCCCAACGGCGTGGTGCTGGACACCATGCGCTATTGGGCATCCAACAAGCCGCGCTGGAACCCCGAGCGCCTGTCCATTCCCGCTTTGGTGATCCAGGGCGAGTGGGACGCCGAGGCGCCGCCCGCCATGGGCATGAAGCTGTTCAACCGCCTCACCGGATCGCCCTACAAGCGCTATGTCATGGTGGGCGAGGCCACCCATGCGGCCCTGATCGAAAAGAACCGCAAGCAGCTCTATCAGGCGGTGGCCGAGTTCCTGGAATCGCCGGCGCCCCGGCGCTAG
- a CDS encoding tyrosine-type recombinase/integrase yields the protein MKAKLTDAFVKNITPPASGRLDIVDETTPGLVLRVMASGVKSWSIRYRPKGRKQLRESYGTYPSTSLSDARARAKALTAAASVGRDLVSEEAAAAAAKAEEEAKAKTIADVVADYIKAHVAKTRKAGVTEKLFANHIVPVLGKKTVGELRRADVVELLDSLKNKGWRTNAQVNRVHAALKACLNWAVEREYLDANPAAVVKKQVTERPRDRVLSDGELKAIWEATDVRTDPSRAFIRLLILTGARRDEIRCMTWSEIDLEKGIWTLPKARNKGHRDHVVPLSNEVKAILEALPRLGECVITTDGKIPYAGQKSLKESLDKAVGASNWEHWTLHDFRRTVTTGMSALGVREEHRERALNHAVGGIGNKVYDRHAYLDEKRAALQAWADRVMLIVDTSGPQNVVAFEAS from the coding sequence ATGAAAGCCAAGCTGACCGACGCCTTCGTGAAGAACATCACCCCACCAGCATCTGGGCGGCTGGATATCGTGGACGAGACCACCCCCGGTCTGGTTCTCCGGGTCATGGCCTCGGGGGTCAAGTCATGGTCCATCCGGTATCGTCCGAAGGGTCGGAAGCAACTCCGGGAAAGCTATGGCACATATCCCTCCACCAGCCTGTCCGATGCCAGGGCCAGGGCAAAAGCTCTCACGGCTGCCGCCTCTGTTGGTCGTGACCTTGTCTCCGAAGAGGCTGCCGCCGCTGCCGCCAAGGCAGAGGAGGAGGCGAAGGCGAAGACGATTGCGGACGTGGTGGCGGATTACATCAAGGCGCACGTGGCCAAGACCCGAAAGGCAGGCGTGACCGAGAAGCTATTTGCCAACCATATCGTACCGGTGCTGGGCAAAAAGACGGTCGGAGAGCTTCGCCGCGCCGATGTGGTAGAGCTTCTCGACAGCCTCAAGAATAAAGGCTGGCGAACAAACGCTCAGGTGAACCGCGTTCACGCTGCCCTGAAAGCCTGCCTGAATTGGGCGGTGGAACGTGAGTACCTGGACGCCAACCCCGCTGCCGTGGTCAAGAAGCAGGTAACGGAAAGGCCCCGTGACCGGGTATTGAGCGATGGTGAGCTGAAAGCCATTTGGGAGGCCACCGACGTCCGGACGGACCCCAGCCGAGCCTTTATCCGGTTGCTGATCTTGACCGGTGCGAGACGTGATGAAATCCGGTGTATGACATGGAGTGAAATCGACCTTGAGAAGGGTATCTGGACCCTTCCGAAGGCCCGGAACAAGGGGCATCGGGATCACGTCGTGCCCTTGTCCAACGAGGTCAAGGCCATCTTGGAGGCGCTGCCTAGGTTGGGGGAGTGCGTCATTACCACTGACGGGAAGATCCCCTATGCTGGCCAGAAATCCCTCAAGGAGAGCTTGGATAAGGCGGTGGGGGCCAGCAACTGGGAGCACTGGACGCTCCATGATTTCAGGAGGACCGTAACCACGGGTATGTCTGCCCTCGGGGTCCGCGAAGAACACCGGGAACGCGCCCTTAACCATGCCGTGGGCGGCATCGGGAACAAGGTCTATGACCGCCATGCTTACCTGGATGAGAAACGGGCCGCGCTCCAGGCATGGGCGGATAGGGTTATGCTGATTGTCGATACCTCTGGGCCACAAAATGTTGTGGCTTTTGAGGCGTCTTGA
- a CDS encoding Lrp/AsnC family transcriptional regulator — MQRVKLDRIDRRILADLQADGRMTNVELARRAGISAPPCLRRVRALEEAGYVKGYHAEIDPGALGFNVTVFAHVGLNSQAEADLKAFEELVKGWPEVRECHMLAGETDFLLKVVAHDWDDYQRFLTTRLTAAPNISHVKSALAIRTSKLQPGVPIDVEAGPEPEEE; from the coding sequence ATGCAGCGGGTCAAGCTTGACCGCATCGATCGGCGCATTCTGGCTGACCTTCAGGCCGATGGCCGGATGACCAATGTCGAACTGGCAAGGCGGGCCGGAATTTCCGCGCCGCCGTGCCTGCGACGGGTGCGGGCGCTGGAGGAGGCCGGTTACGTCAAGGGCTACCATGCTGAAATCGACCCCGGCGCGCTGGGCTTCAACGTCACGGTGTTCGCCCATGTGGGGCTGAACAGCCAGGCCGAGGCCGATCTCAAGGCCTTCGAGGAACTGGTCAAGGGCTGGCCCGAGGTGCGCGAGTGCCACATGCTGGCCGGCGAGACCGATTTCCTGCTCAAGGTGGTGGCCCATGACTGGGACGACTACCAGCGCTTCCTCACCACCCGGCTGACCGCCGCACCCAATATCAGCCACGTGAAAAGCGCGCTGGCCATCCGCACCTCCAAGCTGCAGCCCGGCGTGCCCATCGATGTCGAGGCCGGGCCCGAGCCCGAGGAAGAATAG
- a CDS encoding phage/plasmid primase, P4 family, with the protein MQTPDRMSALPPGSSQGESNSDNKGNEGNTTPNVVFLQARGLLHAVASVGNPDVSEPPTLVPDFDGTEGQEVFDQTPAYGAVADQLVRNGYFPVPVVPRDKATYVSDWSTATLDIIPSWMAQYQNHGVGIRSGGGLLVVDADTYDPDLSAQVLGLALEMLGQTPMRIGSKGGALLYQCADVGGGEVWSFPDYQGKVQAVELRGSGKQIVAYGVNPLSKQPNRWIGGHPLTTPKSTLPTVTMDQVRALLLGLGGTRKAAQQSQRYELPDKLLPHATHNHLVSRAAQLAARHYDDPEAIFAILWKELEERREPPLPPQSEVREIAKWAASKGGSINSDLDAAEEFAKVFGPDHKYGRGVWWNWTGNRFQMDENGAVERAVKTLVRALEHKASSIPDNKLRTDRERLARGFQTAGKIAAVEKLARTELGCVVRPDDFDADLMMLNVQNGLIDLRTGAIRPTNREDLVTKVAPVTFDQEAKCPRWLQFLHEETFKGEADVVRYLQKYLGYSLSGSTQDRSLLIFWGDGDNGKSVLLETVKAILGEGQYALTAAPSLLLQQRGDAIPNDLAALAGARLVTASETDRNQKFAVSRVKNITGDERVTARFMRKEFFSYQPQAKLNLATNGLPAFDGADKAFINRLRVVKFRNTVPRDKINRTLKAELLTEAAGILNWLLEGCRLWQEEGLTPPPSVLEAVREYADKMDRVGQFLHERCVITKNAADKIKRPDLWFCFRGWLGMNLDNSNITLEQWTGDIEKHGVVFKPKSNGNPWFFGVRLLTEAELKARESSGE; encoded by the coding sequence ATGCAGACGCCTGATCGAATGAGCGCCCTCCCGCCCGGTTCCAGCCAGGGGGAGAGCAACAGCGACAATAAGGGGAACGAGGGCAATACTACACCGAATGTGGTGTTCTTGCAAGCTCGGGGCCTGCTTCATGCTGTGGCCAGTGTCGGCAACCCCGATGTTTCGGAGCCCCCCACCCTTGTTCCCGATTTCGACGGGACTGAGGGCCAGGAGGTTTTTGATCAGACGCCCGCCTATGGCGCGGTTGCGGACCAGCTTGTCAGAAACGGCTATTTCCCGGTCCCGGTCGTGCCCCGAGACAAGGCCACCTATGTCTCCGATTGGTCCACAGCCACCCTGGACATTATCCCGTCCTGGATGGCCCAATACCAGAACCACGGCGTGGGCATCAGGTCCGGTGGTGGGCTGTTGGTGGTGGACGCCGACACCTACGACCCCGACCTCTCTGCTCAGGTGCTCGGGCTCGCTCTCGAAATGCTGGGACAAACCCCGATGCGGATCGGGTCCAAAGGCGGGGCGCTCCTGTATCAGTGCGCCGACGTTGGTGGCGGTGAGGTGTGGTCCTTCCCTGACTACCAGGGGAAGGTTCAAGCCGTAGAACTCCGAGGGAGCGGGAAGCAGATCGTCGCCTACGGCGTCAATCCTCTCTCCAAACAGCCGAACAGGTGGATTGGAGGGCATCCCCTGACCACCCCCAAGAGCACCTTGCCGACCGTGACCATGGATCAGGTCCGCGCTCTCCTCCTCGGGCTGGGCGGGACACGGAAGGCGGCTCAACAGTCCCAACGCTATGAGCTGCCGGATAAGCTGCTCCCCCACGCCACCCATAACCATCTGGTCTCGCGGGCCGCACAGCTCGCGGCGCGGCATTACGACGACCCGGAGGCGATCTTCGCCATCCTCTGGAAGGAACTGGAGGAGCGGCGGGAGCCGCCGTTGCCGCCCCAGTCCGAGGTTCGGGAGATTGCTAAATGGGCCGCTTCCAAGGGCGGCAGCATCAACAGCGACCTGGATGCTGCCGAAGAGTTCGCCAAGGTCTTCGGCCCCGATCATAAGTACGGTCGGGGAGTGTGGTGGAACTGGACCGGAAACAGGTTCCAGATGGACGAAAACGGAGCCGTGGAACGGGCCGTCAAGACCTTGGTCCGGGCTTTAGAGCACAAGGCATCATCCATCCCTGACAACAAGCTCCGGACCGACCGGGAGAGGCTTGCCAGAGGGTTTCAGACCGCCGGGAAGATTGCTGCGGTGGAGAAGCTGGCCCGGACGGAACTGGGTTGTGTCGTCCGCCCTGATGATTTCGACGCTGACCTCATGATGTTGAACGTTCAGAACGGCCTGATCGACCTCCGAACGGGGGCGATCAGACCCACCAACCGGGAGGACCTCGTAACCAAGGTCGCCCCGGTGACGTTTGACCAGGAAGCCAAGTGTCCTCGGTGGCTCCAGTTCCTCCACGAAGAGACCTTCAAGGGGGAGGCGGACGTTGTTCGGTACCTTCAGAAGTATCTCGGGTACTCGTTGAGCGGTTCCACCCAGGACCGTTCACTCCTGATCTTCTGGGGCGACGGTGACAACGGCAAGTCGGTGCTCTTGGAGACCGTGAAGGCCATCTTGGGGGAGGGCCAATACGCCTTGACCGCAGCCCCCTCCCTGCTCCTCCAACAGAGGGGGGACGCCATCCCGAACGACCTTGCCGCTCTCGCAGGTGCCCGCCTCGTCACGGCCTCGGAGACCGACCGAAACCAGAAGTTTGCCGTCTCCAGGGTCAAGAACATCACTGGGGATGAGCGGGTGACGGCTCGCTTTATGCGGAAAGAGTTCTTCTCGTACCAGCCACAGGCCAAGCTGAACCTTGCGACGAATGGGCTCCCGGCGTTCGACGGGGCCGACAAAGCATTCATCAACCGCCTCAGGGTTGTGAAGTTTAGGAACACGGTTCCTCGGGACAAGATCAACCGGACCCTCAAGGCGGAACTGCTGACCGAGGCGGCTGGTATCTTGAACTGGCTCTTGGAAGGGTGCCGCCTGTGGCAGGAAGAGGGATTGACGCCCCCGCCGTCGGTGCTGGAGGCGGTCAGGGAGTACGCGGACAAGATGGATCGTGTGGGGCAGTTCCTTCATGAGCGTTGCGTCATCACCAAGAACGCCGCCGACAAGATCAAGCGGCCTGACCTGTGGTTCTGCTTCCGGGGGTGGTTGGGAATGAACCTGGATAACTCGAACATCACCCTCGAACAGTGGACGGGAGATATTGAGAAGCACGGGGTGGTCTTCAAGCCGAAGTCGAACGGGAACCCTTGGTTCTTCGGGGTGCGCCTGCTGACCGAGGCGGAGTTGAAGGCCAGGGAGTCTTCCGGGGAGTGA